One genomic segment of Ictalurus punctatus breed USDA103 chromosome 4, Coco_2.0, whole genome shotgun sequence includes these proteins:
- the bmp16 gene encoding bone morphogenetic protein 16: MFLASLLVLMTLLLPPALSAQQVDSSHSDGNPGISLEPSLAQTIQNLLLTRLGLQSYPNPHPGAVVPQYLLDLYRFHTQQYHLVEDPDFSFPVEHVEGANTVRSFHHAVSSDLHIPDEKSDRIHIAFNLSSIPSYENVVSAELRFLRGGTRWGSEPHTVSLYVSGGNIEPTLLHSRQLVREPSGSWEAFPLNAKLFQKLSDSAGKVAFILEVTSDNSSHAVEDMDTEGHLRVRRSAGEDDYSWARQRPLLVTYSHDGRSEPFIPFGKKKTPRGRRGGNKAKKLKGQASQVSWRDVWTDKRVKRNNGGRAAKLKRLSRSRCRRHPLYVDFKDVGWNKWIVAPTGYDAFFCLGECRFPLADHMNSSSHAMVQTLLNSVNGAVPRACCVPTALSPIALLYLDQEDHVVLKNYQDMVVEGCGCR; encoded by the exons ATGTTCCTTGCTAGTCTTCTAGTTCTGATGACCCTGCTGCTTCCTCCAGCCTTGTCAGCTCAACAGGTGGATTCCAGTCACTCTGATGGGAACCCAGGAATCTCTCTCGAGCCTAGTTTGGCCCAGACCATCCAGAACCTCCTCTTGACCCGACTGGGCCTACAGTCCTATCCAAACCCTCACCCAGGAGCAGtggtacctcagtatctcctggaCCTCTATCGCTTCCACACACAGCAGTACCACCTAGTAGAAGATCCAGATTTCAGCTTTCCTGTGGAGCATGTAGAAGGTGCCAACACTGTTCGCAGCTTCCACCATGCAG TGTCTTCAGACCTTCACATCCCTGATGAGAAGAGTGACAGGATCCATATAGCTTTTAACCTGTCCTCTATTCCTTCCTACGAGAATGTGGTCTCAGCAGAGCTGCGTTTTCTGCGTGGAGGAACACGCTGGGGTTCAGAGCCTCACACTGTCAGCCTCTATGTCTCTGGTGGAAACATTGAGCCAACACTTCTCCATTCACGACAGTTAGTTAGAGAGCCCTCAGGGTCTTGGGAGGCCTTTCCTCTGAACGCAAAACTGTTTCAGAAGTTGTCTGATAGTGCAGGGAAAGTGGCCTTTATCTTGGAAGTGACCTCAGATAACAGCAGTCACGCTGTGGAGGACATGGACACAGAGGGACACTTGAGAGTGCGTAGGTCTGCAGGTGAAGATGACTACAGCTGGGCACGCCAAAGACCACTACTGGTCACTTACAGCCATGATGGGCGCAGTGAACCATTCATTCCCTTTGGAAAGAAGAAGACCCCCAGGGGTAGGAGGGGCGGTAACAAGGCTAAAAAGCTCAAAGGTCAGGCGTCACAGGTAAGCTGGCGTGATGTGTGGACAGACAAGCGGGTAAAGAGGAATAACGGCGGTCGAGCAGCCAAGCTGAAACGCCTGTCTCGCTCTCGATGCCGCCGCCATCCCCTCTACGTGGACTTCAAAGATGTCGGGTGGAACAAATGGATCGTTGCACCGACTGGTTACGACGCCTTCTTCTGTCTGGGTGAGTGCCGCTTTCCTCTCGCCGACCACATGAACTCGTCCAGCCACGCCATGGTGCAGACACTGCTGAACTCGGTTAATGGAGCCGTGCCACGAGCCTGCTGTGTGCCTACGGCCCTCAGTCCAATCGCGCTCCTTTATCTGGACCAGGAAGATCATGTGGTTCTGAAAAACTATCAGGATATGGTAGTGGAGGGCTGCGGCTGCCGGTAG